One window of the Eriocheir sinensis breed Jianghai 21 chromosome 59, ASM2467909v1, whole genome shotgun sequence genome contains the following:
- the LOC126985305 gene encoding nascent polypeptide-associated complex subunit alpha, muscle-specific form-like isoform X11 has protein sequence MSVVGSVVVIKRTGADGTPYPMVHCSCSIGRNIECDIRVQLNSVSQQQCRIDVDPSGKAYLTNLSHNNQTVLGDYTLAPEEVCMLSHKQVISVGERKFRWEYPEDSALAVSFPAVAPAEKVKILVPVDKSPLPRYTDSAGVSHRWSIDDASEAKRKKVSFGPQLNPEHFDKLLPPATPVSKGDKPNGRQSPLDAPSSGPGSARKSGRVSVASTFESIPEYVPDTPTKSLLRRRSPTPVKPYLARSLGISMGKLQGDVPSPEKETPHTSQAQPTEVPAQSSKPMPTDKPMDRTPVKKPVTPLKRPTPGPKTPKSPKVISTKIAHLKLVSPSAAGEKSTSPRGRPKNTPSPKAPGAASPRGRPRKSLSPSATPSPRGRPKKSLSPSPRGRPKKSLSPSATPSPRGRPKKSQSPKAPGTPVPRGRPKSQSPKAPRGRPKSQSPKAPRGRPKSQSPKAPRGRPKSQSPKAPRGRPKSQSPKAPRGRPKSQSPKAPRGRPKSQSPKSLGTPLPRGRPKKSLSPSPKLQGSLKRPASTSQVSSTPQKKLFKFSNSPLKPPAPKTLTPKLGTPKRAGTPTYVTPKKFMKVGTPKSVGKINNATPKKPSSPKASPKVATPKASPKSATPKGSPKLSSPKPSTPKGSPKAGTPKGSPKLSSPKSATPRKVTSPKVVSSKLSSPKASSKLSSPKSATPKASPKSATPKASPKSATPKASPKSATPKRVSTPKSSPKSATPKRISSPKAATPKASPKSATPKASPKAATPKASPKSATPKAATPKASPKSATPKRVSSPKAATPKASPKLKSPKSATPKASKASPKSATPKRVSSPKAATPKASPKSATPKRVSSPKAATPKASPKLTSLKSATPKASPKAATPKASPKSATPKRVSSPKAATPKASPKFPTPKASPKFPTPKSSPKVAASKASPKFPTPKASPKFPTPKSATPKAASPKLATPKKLSAKSISPRFLSSKLASYKCPSPKFPSPKLSSPKSSPKFPSPKLSPKFSSPKSAAKKFSSPKAANLKLSSPKNRSSPKLSSPKSTSKAATSPKLSSPKPSRPKKLSTPRKPTTPKKLSTPKGTSPKTPSTPKPGRPKTVATPKATTPKPGHSKKLSTPRSASPRKPATPKFASPEVLAAPGSVTPWSVSRKKLSSPKFSSPEVIAAPGSAKGKKSQSPKFASPKNVCAVLLTPPHTGSPKASSTSKLTPPKSPGVKRSATLKTPTPKKLKTDSPKNSGSATPKSTGKKHPRTPASALRIKAATSRSTHKKVTIKSQTSATPGLKSGKLSRVMKAKTPKKTWADVLKKGLTGKGAALSRSQKARTVLAATRTMHKQSKRTVQPKKTKQTFPFQEAALKQQEVASTTSTGHANSPAPIIIRRKTTQTPKVFRRGQKQPCPVNQPGGVGDTADLEGLSSLMATPRVPPQGETAVPSPRGRVKATPRTSPSQRLRRALRSSPSSSSANTSISSINMTNFDFSAVRTPELTKDLFVSSLETPAPCGTPESVYRNPADRQALDSPVQVTIEADATTFDFGNAHTPDVTQDKFVSPVSGLRTPRTAISTPKPQLKNMAPLRNLSAESIPQEQQETSSRDAASEENLEGAAGTSSQANHTDAASVKKLLRTPKAATSPQADYTDVAGVKKLLKTPRAAPPSPQANYTDVAGVKKLLRTPKPAATSPQADYTNIVGTRKLMKTPGPVPASPEADYTNVAGVGKMLRTPKPAPASPEADYTQVAGMKKLLRTPKPAVASPEADYTNVAGVGKLLRTPKPAVVSPKADYTNVAGVGKLLRTPKAAVASPEADYTNVRGVRHLLRSPKTPTNTPEADFTGVAMLLSTPEPQLEDDAAVRVERARKTPLADHTNVDRSQSPVRGAKGKAATPQKEASPATSSPSENIPPQGQEEEGPAPRRSQRKPKAADQQSEVTPVRRMRSRRKIEDCVLELVQSPIGSTHSLLSTPLEEQPTPTRKSKRTRKGGVDADQDTPSKALVAPGTPVTVLQATVDAGEVAPLPEVLPSPEEDSIQGKQGKEEEAATPRPKKGRAKKELSDETEVQNVPAKTLDENVAVESPAKTTRRGRAAKGTAAESDTKESVEEEARPAPTVRGRGRRAVAAAAPVEDSSQREQSAEASLPKGRGTKNKLPDEEVEVQNVPDKTSSSDEDVTESPAKITRRGRTAKGAAAESGKKKSVEEAAQLTPTVRGRGRRAAAVAAAAAIAIGSPKDQTSKDDKPQASKSKRGQSKEEHDTAAVEEGGKGTRRTRRKVAFADEPDTKQSKDEDSEEKSIPAKRPAARKTRGGRGSKKEEEEDEAEDKENNSPPKKARTQRTRAKKGDTADDDEGKAEDKEDEDNATPAKRGKRPLRTKSKNTSEEKMDEDTKTEEEKAATTKKGRPRKAAAKKGGKDDEKMEEKEDVPSEDSKDEECVPTPPKRGRRQQKAAQDPPPARTSNRRGKVTAEVASPEARPTRATRSRKKL, from the exons atgagTGTCGTGGGCTCCGTGGTGGTTATCAAGCGGACGGGCGCCGACGGGACGCCCTACCCCATGGTGCACTGCAGCTGCTCCATCGGCAGGAACATcgagtgtgacatccgggtgCAGCTTAACTCAGTGTCCCAGCAGCAGTGTCGCATCGATGTGGACCCCAGCGGGAAG GCGTATCTCACGAACCTGAGTCACAACAACCAAACAGTGCTGGGTGACTACACGCTGGCCCCGGAGGAGGTGTGCATGCTCAGCCACAAGCAGGTCATCAGCGTGGGGGAGAGGAAGTTCCGCTGGGAGTACCCTGAAGACTCCGCCCTGGCTGTGTCTTTCCCCGCTGTCGCCCCTGCAGAAAAAGTGAAGATCCTCGTGCCTGTGGACAAGTCGCCGCTCCCTCGCTATACAGACAGTG CTGGAGTGTCACATCGCTGGAGTATTGATGATGCTTCAGAGGCCAAGAGGAAGAAGGTGTCGTTTGGACCTCAACTGAACCCTGAGCACTTCGACAAGCTCCTGCCGCCCGCCACTCCCGTAAGCAAGGGAGACAAGCCCAACGGTCGCCAGAGTCCCCTCGATGCCCCTTCGTCTGGCCCAGGCAGTGCGAGAAAATCTGGAAGAGTGTCGGTTGCCTCCACATTTGAGAGTATCCCTGAGTATGTTCCCGACACACCCACCAAGAGCCTCCTGCGTCGACGAAGCCCCACCCCAGTCAAGCCCTATCTGGCACGCAGCCTTGGAATCAGCATGGGCAAGCTGCAGGGGGATGTACCCTCCCCAGAGAAAGAAACTCCACACACATCACAAGCCCAACCCACTGAAGTCCCTGCCCAATCCTCTAAGCCAATGCCAACTGACAAGCCTATGGACAGAACACCAGTAAAGAAGCCAGTCACACCACTCAAGCGACCCACACCTGGTCCAAAGACACCCAAATCCCCAAAGGTTATCTCCACAAAGATCGCACACTTGAAGCTCGTGTCCCCAAGTGCTGCTGGGGAGAAATCCACATCTCCCCGAGGCCGCCCCAAGAACACCCCCAGCCCCAAGGCACCGGGAGCAGCCTCGCCTCGTGGTCGCCCCAGGAAGTCCCTATCACCATCGGCAACACCATCACCACGTGGCCGACCAAAGAAGTCTCTATCACCATCACCGCGTGGCCGACCAAAGAAGTCCCTGTCACCAtcagcaacaccatcaccacggGGTAGACCAAAGAAATCCCAGAGTCCCAAGGCACCAGGAACACCAGTACCACGTGGCCGTCCAAAGTCCCAGAGTCCCAAGGCACCACGCGGTCGCCCAAAGTCCCAGAGTCCCAAGGCTCCACGCGGTCGCCCAAAGTCCCAGAGTCCCAAGGCTCCACGCGGTCGCCCAAAGTCCCAGAGTCCCAAGGCTCCACGCGGTCGCCCAAAGTCCCAGAGTCCCAAGGCACCACGCGGTCGCCCAAAGTCCCAGAGTCCCAAGGCACCACGTGGTCGCCCCAAGTCTCAGAGTCCCAAGTCACTCGGAACCCCATTGCCACGTGGCCGCCCCAAGAAGTCCCTGAGCCCTTCTCCTAAGCTGCAAGGGTCCCTCAAGAGGCCTGCAAGTACCAGCCAGGTTTCcagcaccccccaaaaaaagttgTTCAAGTTTTCTAACTCTCCTCTTAAACCACCAGCACCCAAGACACTCACACCCAAGCTTGGCACCCCAAAGAGAGCTGGCACCCCTACATATGTTACTCCCAAAAAGTTTATGAAGGTTGGTACCCCTAAAAGTGTTGGGAAAATTAATAATGCCACTCCCAAGAAGCCCTCCTCACCAAAGGCTTCCCCAAAGGTGGCCACTCCCAAGGCTTCTCCCAAGTCAGCAACTCCTAAGGGTTCTCCCAAGCTGTCATCCCCAAAGCCATCAACACCTAAGGGTTCTCCCAAAGCAGGAACTCCCAAGGGTTCTCCCAAGCTCTCATCTCCTAAATCTGCCACCCCCAGGAAAGTAACATCTCCCAAGGTTGTCTCATCCAAGCTGTCGtcccccaaggcttcttccaagcTGTCATCTCCCAAATCTGCAACTCCTAAGGCTTCTCCCAAATCTGCAACTCCTAAGGCTTCTCCCAAATCTGCCACTCCGAAGGCTTCTCCCAAGTCTGCCACTCCCAAGAGAGTATCAACTCCTAAGTCTTCTCCCAAATCTGCCACCCCCAAGAGAATATCATCTCCCAAGGCAGCAACTCCTAAGGCTTCTCCCAAATCTGCCACCCCCAAGGCTTCTCCCAAGGCAGCAACTCCTAAGGCTTCTCCCAAATCTGCCACCCCCAAGGCAGCAACTCCTAAG GCTTCTCCCAAATCTGCCACCCCCAAGAGAGTATCATCTCCCAAGGCAGCAACTCCTAAGGCTTCTCCCAAGCTGAAATCCCCCAAATCTGCCACCCCCAAGGCTTCTAAGGCTTCTCCCAAATCTGCCACCCCTAAGAGAGTATCATCTCCCAAGGCAGCAACTCCTAAGGCTTCTCCCAAATCTGCCACCCCCAAGAGAGTATCATCTCCCAAGGCAGCAACTCCTAAGGCTTCTCCCAAGCTGACATCCCTGAAATCTGCCACCCCCAAAGCTTCTCCCAAGGCAGCAACTCCTAAGGCTTCTCCCAAGTCTGCCACCCCTAAGAGAGTGTCATCTCCCAAGGCAGCAACTCCTAAGGCTTCTCCCAAGTTCCCTACTCCCAAGGCTTCTCCCAAGTTTCCCACACCCAAGTCTTCCCCAAAGGTAGCAGCTTCTAAGGCTTCCCCCAAGTTTCCCACCCCTAAGGCTTCCCCCAAGTTTCCCACACCCAAGTCTGCCACTCCCAAGGCTGCCTCTCCCAAGCTTGCCACTCCCAAGAAGCTTTCAGCCAAGTCCATTTCCCCCAGGTTTCTCTCCTCCAAGCTGGCATCATACAAATGTCCCTCACCCAAGTTTCCGTCACCCAAGCTTTCATCTCCCAAGTCATCTCCTAAGTTTCCCTCACCCAAGCTGTCTCCCAAGTTTTCCTCTCCCAAGTCTGCAGCCAAGAAGTTTTCCTCCCCTAAAGCTGCAAACCTCAAGCTATCCTCTCCCAAGAACCGCTCGTCCCCCAAATTGTCGTCGCCAAAATCCACTTCAAAGGCCGCCACATCTCCAAAGCTATCCTCTCCCAAGCCTAGCCGCCCTAAGAAGCTGTCGACTCCCAGGAAACCCACAACCCCCAAGAAACTGTCCACTCCCAAGGGCACCTCTCCCAAAACCCCTTCCACTCCCAAGCCAGGTCGGCCCAAGACAGTGGCCACCCCTAAAGCTACCACCCCCAAGCCTGGCCATTCTAAGAAGCTGTCAACCCCCAGGTCTGCCAGCCCAAGGAAGCCAGCAACACCCAAGTTTGCCAGCCCAGAGGTGTTGGCAGCCCCTGGGTCTGTCACTCCTTGGTCGGTTAGCCGCAAAAAGCTCTCATCGCCCAAATTTTCGAGCCCTGAGGTCATAGCAGCCCCGGGTTCTGCTAAGGGCAAGAAGTCCCAGAGCCCCAAGTTTGCCAGTCCCAAGAATGTCTGCGCGGTGCTTCTGACGCCACCACACACTGGCAGCCCCAAAGCATCAAGCACCAGTAAGCTGACACCTCCCAAGTCACCCGGGGTCAAGAGGTCTGCCACACTCAAGACACCAACTCCCAAGAAACTGAAGACAGACAGCCCCAAGAACAGTGGGTCAGCAACACCCAAATCCACCGGCAAGAAACACCCCAGAACCCCGGCCTCTGCTCTTCGCATCAAGGCAGCAACATCAAGGTCCACCCACAAGAAGGTCACTATCAAGAGCCAGACTTCTGCCACGCCGGGCCTCAAGTCAG GAAAGCTGTCCAGGGTGATGAAGGCCAAGACGCCCAAGAAGACCTGGGCTGACGTGCTGAAGAAGGGGCTGACGGGGAAGGGGGCGGCCCTCTCCCGCTCCCAGAAGGCACGGACTGTTCTGGCGGCAACTCGCACCATGCACAAGCAATCCAAAAGGACTGTGCAGCCCAAGAAGACCAAG CAAACATTTCCCTTCCAGGAGGCAGCCCTGAAGCAGCAGGAGGtggccagcaccaccagcacggGCCACGCCAACTCTCCAGCTCCAATCATCATCCGCCGGAAGACAACCCAGACCCCCAAGGTGTTCAGGCGGGGCCAGAAGCAGCCATGCCCCGTCAACCAGCCTGGGGGGGTGGGCGACACCGCTGACCTGGAGGGCCTGTCCTCCCTCATGGCCACCCCCAGGGTGCCACCTCAGG GAGAGACAGCTGTGCCATCCCCAAGAGGCAGGGTGAAGGCCACCCCCCGGACCTCACCGTCCCAGCGGCTGCGCCGGGCTCTGCGCAGCTCCCCGTCCTCGTCCTCTGCCAACACCTCCATCAGCTCCATCAACATGACCAACTTTGACTTCTCTGCTGTCAGGACTCCTGAACTCACCAAGGACCTCTTTGTGTCTTCCCTGGAGACACCAGCCCCCTGCGGCACACCGGAGAGTGTGTACAGAAACCCTGCAGACAGACAGGCCCTGGACTCCCCGGTGCAGGTCACCATAGAGGCCGATGCCACCACCTTTGACTTTGGCAACGCCCACACACCCGACGTGACCCAGGACAAGTTTGTCTCCCCCGTGAGTGGTCTCAGGACTCCCAGAACAGCCATCTCAACGCCAAAGCCACAGCTGAAGAACATGGCCCCACTCAGGAACCTCTCTGCGGAGTCTATACCTCAGGAACAGCAAGAGACAAGTTCCAGGGATGCAGCGTCAGAGGAGAACCTTGAGGGAGCTGCAGGAACTTCATCCCAAGCCAACCACACAGACGCTGCAAGTGTGAAGAAGCTCCTTAGGACGCCCAAGGCTGCCACATCACCCCAGGCAGATTACACAGATGTTGCCGGTGTGAAGAAGCTGCTTAAAACACCAAGAGCTGCACCGCCATCACCACAAGCCAACTACACGGACGTGGCCGGCGTGAAGAAGCTCCTCAGGACACCCAAACCTGCAGCGACATCCCCTCAGGCTGACTACACCAATATAGTGGGGACAAGGAAGCTGATGAAGACGCCCGGGCCTGTACCAGCATCCCCTGAAGCTGACTACACCAATGTTGCAGGTGTAGGCAAGATGCTGAGGACCCCCAAGCCCGCGCCAGCATCCCCTGAGGCTGACTACACACAAGTGGCAGGGATGAAGAAGCTGCTGAGGACCCCCAAGCCTGCTGTGGCATCCCCTGAGGCTGATTATACCAATGTTGCTGGTGTTGGAAAACTGCTGAGAACACCCAAGCCTGCTGTGGTCTCTCCCAAAGCTGACTACACCAATGTTGCAGGTGTGGGCAAGCTGCTCAGGACTCCCAAGGCTGCTGTGGCATCCCCCGAGGCTGACTACACCAATGTTAGAGGTGTTAGACATTTGCTGCGCTCGCCCAAGACTCCCACAAACACACCTGAAGCTGATTTTACAGGTGTGGCTATGCTCCTGTCCACACCTGAGCCACAGCTGGAAGATGATGCAGCTGTGAGGgttgagagagcaagaaagaCTCCCTTGGCAGACCACACCAACGTGGACCGCTCACAGTCCCCGGTGCGAGGAGCGAAAGGCAAGGCTGCCACCCCTCAGAAGGAAGCCTCCCCGGCCACCAGCTCCCCTTCAGAAAATATTCCGCCccagggccaggaggaggagggccctGCGCCGCGGAGGTCACAGAGGAAGCCCAAGGCAGCCGACCAGCAGAGTGAGGTCACGCCAGTCAGGCGGATGCGCTCCAGAAGGAAGATCGAGGACTGTGTCTTGGAGCTGGTGCAGTCTCCCATTGGCTCCACACACTCCCTGCTCTCCACGCCTCTGGAGGAACAGCCAACACCCACGAGAAAGTCCAAGAGGACCaggaaaggaggggtggatgCGGATCAGGACACCCCCAGCAAAGCCTTGGTTGCACCCGGCACCCCGGTCACAGTTCTCCAGGCAACAGTGGATGCAGGTGAAGTAGCACCCCTTCCAGAGGTGCTCCCCTCACCTGAAGAAGACTCCATCCAGGGAAAgcaaggcaaggaggaagaggcagccaCACCTCGGCCAAAGAAAGGCAGAGCAAAGAAGGAGCTCTCGGATGAAACCGAGGTACAAAATGTCCCTGCGAAGACGCTGGATGAGAATGTCGCAGTAGAGTCCCCGGCAAAGACCACCCGCAGGGGAAGAGCTGCCAAGGGAACAGCAGCAGAGTCGGATACAAAGGagtcagtggaggaggaggcccgGCCTGCTCCCAcagtgagagggaggggaaggagagcagTGGCAGCAGCGGCACCTGTTGAAGATTCCAGCCAGAGAGAACAGAGCGCCGAAGCGTCTCTACCAAAGGGACGTGGAACAAAAAATAAGCTCCCAGACGAGGAGGTTGAGGTACAAAATGTCCCTGACAAGACCTCTTCATCAGATGAGGATGTCACAGAGTCTCCGGCAAAGATCACTCGCAGAGGAAGAACTGCAAAGGGAGCAGCAGCAGAGTCTGGCAAGAAGAAGTCTGTGGAAGAGGCGGCCCAGCTTACTCCCAcagtgcgagggagaggaaggagagcagcggcagtagcagcagcagcggctATAGCAATTGGCTCTCCAAAAGACCAAACAAGCAAGGACGACAAACCCCAAGCCTCCAAGAGCAAGAGAGGCCAGAGCAAGGAAGAGCATGACACCGCTGCggtggaggagggtgggaagggaacaAGGAGGACCAGAAGGAAGGTGGCTTTTGCCGACGAGCCCGACACGAAACAAAGTAAGGACGAGGACAGTGAAGAAAAGTCCATCCCTGCCAAGAGACCAGCAGCAAGGAAGACAAGAGGTGGGAGGggaagcaagaaggaggaggaggaggatgaagctgAAGACAAGGAGAATAACAGTCCACCCAAGAAGGCAAGGACACAGAGGACAAGGGCCAAGAAGGGAGacactgctgatgatgatgaaggcaAGGCAGAGGACAAGGAAGATGAGGACAATGCAACTCCTGCCAAGAGGGGAAAGAGGCCGCTGAGAACAAAATCCAAGAATACCAGtgaggaaaaaatggatgaagacaCAAAGACTGAAGAAGAGAAAGCTGCCACAACCAAGAAGGGAAGGCCGAGGAAGGCAGCAgctaagaagggaggaaaggacgacgagaagatggaggagaaggaagatgtgcCCAGCGAGGACTCCAAAGACGAGGAGTGTGTGCCCACGCCCCccaagagagggaggaggcaacAGAAGGCTGCGCAGGACCCTCCCCCCGCCAGGACCAGCAACAGAAGAGGCAAAGTCACGGCCGAGGTTGCTTCCCCAGAGGCCAG GCCTACAAGAGCAACACGATCTCGCAAGAAACTGTAA